Proteins co-encoded in one Gossypium arboreum isolate Shixiya-1 chromosome 11, ASM2569848v2, whole genome shotgun sequence genomic window:
- the LOC108468268 gene encoding uncharacterized protein LOC108468268, which produces MNELLSKKKLNGMETIALTESCSAILTNKLPPKMKDPGSFTIPCSIHNRYLGKTLCDLRANVNLMPLSTFRKLGICHMKPIAVTLQLAGRFLAQPEGKIKDILVCVDKFIFQADFIILDYEANREPSIEKAPTIELKPLPNHLKYIFLGDNNTFLVIVSATLDVTYEEKFVHILKQHKRAIARSIVDIQGFSPSFYMYKIKLEDKVQCVPKKSGFIVVSNDKYELISTHISMGWRVCMDYRKLNVATRNDHFPLSFINQMLDRIAKRAYYYFVDDYSGYNQSTIALEDQEKKTFTYPFCTFVFRHMRFGLCSTPAIFQRCMMAIFSGMIDFSIYGNDFDHCANNLDKVLQ; this is translated from the exons ATGAATGAGCTCTTGTCCAAGAAGAAGCTCAATGGTATGGAAACTATCGCACTCACAGAAAGCTGTAGTGCTATTTTAACAAATAAGTTGCCCCCTAAAATGAAAGATCCTGGGAGCTTTACTATCCCATGTTCAATTCACAACCGTTATTTGGGCAAGACTTTATGCGACTTGAGAGCTAACGTCAATCTAATGCCACTATCTACTTTCAGAAAGTTGGGAATTTGTCACATGAAACCTATTGCAGTGACATTGCAACTAGCTGGTCGATTCTTGGCTCAACCTGAAGGGAAAATCAAAGATATCTTAGTTTGTGtggataaattcatttttcaAGCTGATTTTATCATACTTGACTATGAGGCAAACAGGGAG CCATCTATCGAAAAAGCTCCTACTATAGAGTTGAAACCACTGCCTAATCATCTTAAATACATCTTTCTTGGTGATAATAATACTTTCCTAGTTATTGTATCTGCAACACTAGATGTAACTTACGAAGAGAAATTTGTCCATATCCTTAAGCAACATAAACGAGCTATTGCTAGGAGTATTGTCGATATCCAAGGCTTTAGTCCATCTTTTTACATGTACAAGATCAAGTTGGAAGATAAAG TGCAATGCGTTCCTAAAAAGAGTGGCTTCATTGTGGTTAGCAACGATAAATACGAATTAATTTCTACACACATTTCTATGGGATGGCGAGTCTGTATGGATTATCGCAAACTTAATGTTGCCACAAGGAATGACCACTTCCCACTTTCTTTCATTAACCAAATGTTGGATAGGATTGCTAAAAGAGCCTATTACTACTTCGTAGACGACTATTCTGGGTACAATCAAAGTACTATTGCACTGGAGGATCAAGAGAAAAAAACTTTCACTTATCCCTTTTGTACTTTTGTTTTTCGCCATATGCGTTTTGGTCTTTGCAGCACACCAGCCATATTTCAAaggtgcatgatggcaatattctcgGGTATGATTGATTTCTCAATATATGGGAATGATTTTGATCATTGCGCTAACAATTTGGATAAAGTTTTGCAATGA